Proteins co-encoded in one Prinia subflava isolate CZ2003 ecotype Zambia chromosome 32, Cam_Psub_1.2, whole genome shotgun sequence genomic window:
- the AEBP1 gene encoding adipocyte enhancer-binding protein 1 isoform X2 translates to MVAAGPPLSCLLLTASLLPLLPVPAPGAAPGPPALSDAEIEEFLRGFLGPGDGGDRDGDGTELGFGTDLSIGTGSPGSLTEPEKPRKGKKEKPPKKERPRGPKKDKDKVKNKDKDRGKNKPLKKPKEKPSNGSENPPKGSEKPPKGSEKPPKGSEKPPKGSKKPKEKPPKATKPSGKKPPVLPSPPTEPPTTLQPSQGKEDEETPEFLEPLQNKEEDGEVPEEPEPPTLDYNEQLEREDYEDFEYIRRQQKPPKPPSRRRPERVWPQPEDTQPEETPPQPPLQPPPQPPLPGPVTEGDYGEGFEPPDYDDWTYGLPLPLKPDEHPDKEDGMETNEKKIKPLKPKKEEEEEEERWTEEKGQDSKGKPKKTGGKKWDPDEEEWAPPAEKKRCPPIGLESHRIEDDQILASSMLRHGLGAQRGRLNMQAGTNEDDFFDGAWCAEDDSRAHWLEVDTRRITMFTGVITQGRDSHIHDDFVTSFYVGFSNDSQHWVMYSNGYEEMMFYGNVDKDTPVLSEFPEPVVARYIRIYPQRWNGSLCLRLEVLGCPLSAVSSYYTQQNEVTSMDNLDFRHHSYKDMRQLMKVVNEECPTITRIYNIGKSSRGLKIYAMEVSDNPGEHETGEPEFRYTAGLHGNEALGRELLLLLMQFLCKEYQDGNPRVRGLVTDTRIHLVPSLNPDGYELAHEAGSELGNWALGHWTEEGFDLFENFPDLASALWAAEERRLVPHQFPNHHIPIPEHYLSEDAAVAVETRAVMAWMDKNPFVLGANLQGGEKLVSFPFDTARPSPPTPAAAPRPLDYEDERPELQETPDHAVFRWLAISYASAHLTMTETFRGGCHAPDVTDAMGIVQGAKWHPRAGSMNDFSYLHTNCLELSIYLGCDKFPHESELQQEWENNKESLLTFMEQIHRGIKGVVTDQQGEPIANATIVVGGINHNVRTASGGDYWRILNPGEYRVSARAEGYNPSTKTCHVLYDIGATQCNFVLSRSNWKRIREIMAMNGNRPIRRVVPGRPMTPRERLRLRMRLRHRMRLREQMRLRRLNATMTTSSPTAPPSTTALPFPFSSTAYIPWSQEPPTAGTWEMDTETEVVTELVTETEGWELHTGTAQSLTTAETYTVNFGD, encoded by the exons ATGGtcgcggcggggccgcccctctcctgcctcctgctgaCGGCctcgctgctgccgctgctgccggtACCGGCAccgggggcagccccgggccccCCCGCGCTCAGCGACGCCGAGATCGAGGAGTTTCTGCGGGGCTTCCTCGGACCCGGGGACGGCGGGGACCGGGACGGGGACGGTACTGAGCTGGGCTTCGGCACCGACCTCAGCATCGGCACCG GCTCTCCAGGGTCGCTAACAGAGCCTGAGAAACccaggaaggggaagaaggagaaacCTCCAAAGAAGGAGAGACCCCGAGGCCCCAAGAAAGATAAGGACAAAGTCAAGAACAAGGACAAGGACCGGGGCAAGAACAAACCCCTCAAAAAGCCCAAGGAGAAGCCCTCGAACGGCTCTGAAAACCCACCAAAAGGCTCAGAAAAACCTCCAAAAGGCTCTGAAAAACCTCCAAAAGGCTctgaaaaacccccaaaaggCTCCAAAAAGCCCAAGGAGAAGCCACCCAAGGCCACCAAACCCTCTGGAAAGAAGCCACCAGTGCTGCCAAGCCCCCCCACTGAACCCCCCACGACCCTGCAGCCCTCACAGGGCAAGGAGGATGAAGAGACACCTGAGTTCCTGGAGCCTTTGCAAAAcaaggaggaggatggag AGGTCCCTGAGGAGCCAGAACCTCCAACCCTGGACTACAACGAGCAGCTGGAGCGGGAGGACTACGAGGACT tcgAGTACATTCGGCGGCAGCAGAAGCCCCCCAAGCCCCCAAGCAGGAGGAGACCTGAGCGGGTCTGGCCCCAGCCCGAGGATACAC agccagaggagacccccccgcagccccccctgcagccccccccgcagcccccctTGCCTGGCCCGGTGACTGAAGGAGACTACGGTGAGGGCTTCGAGCCACCTGACTATGATGACT gGACCTACGGGCTGCCCCTCCCACTGAAGCCCGACGAACACCCAGACAAAGAGGATGGGATGGAGACgaatgagaagaaaatcaaaccCT TGAAGCccaagaaagaggaggaggaggaggaggaacgCTGGACAGAGGAGAAGGGCCAGGACAGCAAAG gaaaaccaaaaaaaacaggaggaaagaaGTGGGATCCAGATGAAGAGGAATGGGCCCCTCCAGCAGAGAAGAAGA ggtgtcctcCCATTGGGCTGGAGTCCCACCGCATTGAGGATGACCAGATCCTGGCCTCCTCCATGCTGCGTCACGGGCTGGGTGCCCAGCGCGGCCGCCTCAACATGCAG GCGGGCACCAATGAGGACGATTTCTTTGATGGAGCGTGGTGTGCTGAGGATGACAGCCGGGCACACTGGCTCGAGGTGGACACCCGCCGCATCACCATGTTCACCGGTGTCATCACCCAGGGGCGCGACTCCCACATCCA TGATGACTTTGTCACCAGCTTCTATGTGGGCTTCAGCAACGACAGCCAACACTGGGTGATGTACAGCAATGGCTACGAGGAGATG ATGTTTTATGGCAACGTGGACAAGGACACGCCGGTGCTGAGTGAGTTCCCTGAGCCAGTGGTGGCCCGGTATATCCGCATCTATCCCCAGCGCTGGAATGGGAGCCTCTGCCTGCGCCTTGAGGTCCTGGGGTGCCCCCTCTCTG CTGTTAGCAGCTACTACACCCAGCAGAACGAGGTGACTTCCATGGACAACCTAGACTTCCGACACCACTCCTACAAGGACATGAGGCAG ctgaTGAAGGTGGTGAATGAGGAGTGTCCCACCATCACCCGCATCTACAACATTGGCAAGAGCTCACGTGGGCTGAAGATCTATGCCATGGAGGTCTCCGACAACCCGGGCGAGCACGAGACGG GTGAGCCGGAGTTCCGGTACACGGCGGGGCTGCACGGGAATGAGGCACTGGGCCgggagctgcttctgctgctgatgCAGTTCCTGTGCAAGGAGTACCAGGACGGGAATCCCCGTGTGCGGGGCCTGGTCACGGACACCCGCATCCACCTCGTCCCATCCCTCAACCCCGATGGCTACGAGCTGGCCCATGAGGCG GGCTCTGAACTGGGCAACTGGGCACTGGGCCATTGGACAGAGGAAGGCTTTGACCTCTTTGAGAACTTTCCCGACCTGGCCTCAGCGCTGTGGGCGGCCGAGGAGAGGCGGCTGGTGCCCCACCAGTTCCCCAACCACCACATCCCCATCCCAGAGCACTACCTGTCTGAGGATGCGGCA GTGGCAGTGGAGACACGGGCTGTCATGGCATGGATGGACAAGAACCCCTTCGTACTGGGAGCCAACCTGCAGGGTGGGGAGAAGCTGGTGTCCTTCCCCTTCGACacggcccggcccagccccccaacaccagcagctgcccctcGTCCACTGGACTATGAGGATGAGcgccctgagctgcaggagacACCTGACCACGCTGTGTTCCGCTGGCTCGCCATCTCCTATGCCTCAGCACACCTCACCATGACCGAGACCTTCCGTGGGGGCTGCCATGCACCGGATGTAACCGATGCCATGGGCATTGTGCAGGGTGCCAAGTGGCACCCCCGGGCTGGCA GTATGAATGACTTCAGCTACCTGCACACCAACTGCCTGGAGCTCTCCATTTACCTGGGCTGTGACAAGTTCCCCCATGAgagtgagctgcagcaggagtgggAGAACAACAAGGAGTCTCTGCTCACCTTCATGGAGCAG ATCCACCGGGGCATCAAGGGTGTGGTGACAGaccagcagggagagcccaTTGCCAATGCCACCATTGTGGTGGGGGGCATCAACCACAATGTCAGAACAG CCAGCGGCGGGGACTACTGGCGCATCCTGAACCCGGGTGAGTACCGCGTGTCAGCGCGGGCCGAGGGCTACAACCCCAGCACCAAAACTTGCCACGTTCTCTACGACATTGGGGCCACCCAGTGCAACTTCGTCCTGTCCCGCTCCAACTGGAAGCGCATCCGGGAGATCATGGCTATGAACGGGAACCGGCCGATTCGCCGTGTGGTGCCTGGCCGGCCCATGACGCCCCGCGAGCGCCTGCGCCTGCGGATGCGGCTGCGGCACCGCATGCGGCTGCGCGAGCAGATGCGGCTGCGGCGCCTCAATGCCACCATGACCACCAGCAGCCCCACGGCCCCACCatccaccacagccctgcccttccccttcAGCAGCACGGCCTACATACCCTGGAGCCAGGAGCCACccactgctggcacctgggAGATGGACACTGAGACAGAGGTTGTCACCGAGCTGGTGACAGAGACGGAGGGCTGGGAGTTGCACACAGGGACGGCGCAGTCCCTCACCACGGCCGAAACCTACACCGTGAACTTTGGGGACTAG
- the AEBP1 gene encoding adipocyte enhancer-binding protein 1 isoform X1, which translates to MVAAGPPLSCLLLTASLLPLLPVPAPGAAPGPPALSDAEIEEFLRGFLGPGDGGDRDGDGTELGFGTDLSIGTGSPGSLTEPEKPRKGKKEKPPKKERPRGPKKDKDKVKNKDKDRGKNKPLKKPKEKPSNGSENPPKGSEKPPKGSEKPPKGSEKPPKGSKKPKEKPPKATKPSGKKPPVLPSPPTEPPTTLQPSQGKEDEETPEFLEPLQNKEEDGEVPEEPEPPTLDYNEQLEREDYEDFEYIRRQQKPPKPPSRRRPERVWPQPEDTPEPEETPPQPPLQPPPQPPLPGPVTEGDYGEGFEPPDYDDWTYGLPLPLKPDEHPDKEDGMETNEKKIKPLKPKKEEEEEEERWTEEKGQDSKGKPKKTGGKKWDPDEEEWAPPAEKKRCPPIGLESHRIEDDQILASSMLRHGLGAQRGRLNMQAGTNEDDFFDGAWCAEDDSRAHWLEVDTRRITMFTGVITQGRDSHIHDDFVTSFYVGFSNDSQHWVMYSNGYEEMMFYGNVDKDTPVLSEFPEPVVARYIRIYPQRWNGSLCLRLEVLGCPLSAVSSYYTQQNEVTSMDNLDFRHHSYKDMRQLMKVVNEECPTITRIYNIGKSSRGLKIYAMEVSDNPGEHETGEPEFRYTAGLHGNEALGRELLLLLMQFLCKEYQDGNPRVRGLVTDTRIHLVPSLNPDGYELAHEAGSELGNWALGHWTEEGFDLFENFPDLASALWAAEERRLVPHQFPNHHIPIPEHYLSEDAAVAVETRAVMAWMDKNPFVLGANLQGGEKLVSFPFDTARPSPPTPAAAPRPLDYEDERPELQETPDHAVFRWLAISYASAHLTMTETFRGGCHAPDVTDAMGIVQGAKWHPRAGSMNDFSYLHTNCLELSIYLGCDKFPHESELQQEWENNKESLLTFMEQIHRGIKGVVTDQQGEPIANATIVVGGINHNVRTASGGDYWRILNPGEYRVSARAEGYNPSTKTCHVLYDIGATQCNFVLSRSNWKRIREIMAMNGNRPIRRVVPGRPMTPRERLRLRMRLRHRMRLREQMRLRRLNATMTTSSPTAPPSTTALPFPFSSTAYIPWSQEPPTAGTWEMDTETEVVTELVTETEGWELHTGTAQSLTTAETYTVNFGD; encoded by the exons ATGGtcgcggcggggccgcccctctcctgcctcctgctgaCGGCctcgctgctgccgctgctgccggtACCGGCAccgggggcagccccgggccccCCCGCGCTCAGCGACGCCGAGATCGAGGAGTTTCTGCGGGGCTTCCTCGGACCCGGGGACGGCGGGGACCGGGACGGGGACGGTACTGAGCTGGGCTTCGGCACCGACCTCAGCATCGGCACCG GCTCTCCAGGGTCGCTAACAGAGCCTGAGAAACccaggaaggggaagaaggagaaacCTCCAAAGAAGGAGAGACCCCGAGGCCCCAAGAAAGATAAGGACAAAGTCAAGAACAAGGACAAGGACCGGGGCAAGAACAAACCCCTCAAAAAGCCCAAGGAGAAGCCCTCGAACGGCTCTGAAAACCCACCAAAAGGCTCAGAAAAACCTCCAAAAGGCTCTGAAAAACCTCCAAAAGGCTctgaaaaacccccaaaaggCTCCAAAAAGCCCAAGGAGAAGCCACCCAAGGCCACCAAACCCTCTGGAAAGAAGCCACCAGTGCTGCCAAGCCCCCCCACTGAACCCCCCACGACCCTGCAGCCCTCACAGGGCAAGGAGGATGAAGAGACACCTGAGTTCCTGGAGCCTTTGCAAAAcaaggaggaggatggag AGGTCCCTGAGGAGCCAGAACCTCCAACCCTGGACTACAACGAGCAGCTGGAGCGGGAGGACTACGAGGACT tcgAGTACATTCGGCGGCAGCAGAAGCCCCCCAAGCCCCCAAGCAGGAGGAGACCTGAGCGGGTCTGGCCCCAGCCCGAGGATACAC cagagccagaggagacccccccgcagccccccctgcagccccccccgcagcccccctTGCCTGGCCCGGTGACTGAAGGAGACTACGGTGAGGGCTTCGAGCCACCTGACTATGATGACT gGACCTACGGGCTGCCCCTCCCACTGAAGCCCGACGAACACCCAGACAAAGAGGATGGGATGGAGACgaatgagaagaaaatcaaaccCT TGAAGCccaagaaagaggaggaggaggaggaggaacgCTGGACAGAGGAGAAGGGCCAGGACAGCAAAG gaaaaccaaaaaaaacaggaggaaagaaGTGGGATCCAGATGAAGAGGAATGGGCCCCTCCAGCAGAGAAGAAGA ggtgtcctcCCATTGGGCTGGAGTCCCACCGCATTGAGGATGACCAGATCCTGGCCTCCTCCATGCTGCGTCACGGGCTGGGTGCCCAGCGCGGCCGCCTCAACATGCAG GCGGGCACCAATGAGGACGATTTCTTTGATGGAGCGTGGTGTGCTGAGGATGACAGCCGGGCACACTGGCTCGAGGTGGACACCCGCCGCATCACCATGTTCACCGGTGTCATCACCCAGGGGCGCGACTCCCACATCCA TGATGACTTTGTCACCAGCTTCTATGTGGGCTTCAGCAACGACAGCCAACACTGGGTGATGTACAGCAATGGCTACGAGGAGATG ATGTTTTATGGCAACGTGGACAAGGACACGCCGGTGCTGAGTGAGTTCCCTGAGCCAGTGGTGGCCCGGTATATCCGCATCTATCCCCAGCGCTGGAATGGGAGCCTCTGCCTGCGCCTTGAGGTCCTGGGGTGCCCCCTCTCTG CTGTTAGCAGCTACTACACCCAGCAGAACGAGGTGACTTCCATGGACAACCTAGACTTCCGACACCACTCCTACAAGGACATGAGGCAG ctgaTGAAGGTGGTGAATGAGGAGTGTCCCACCATCACCCGCATCTACAACATTGGCAAGAGCTCACGTGGGCTGAAGATCTATGCCATGGAGGTCTCCGACAACCCGGGCGAGCACGAGACGG GTGAGCCGGAGTTCCGGTACACGGCGGGGCTGCACGGGAATGAGGCACTGGGCCgggagctgcttctgctgctgatgCAGTTCCTGTGCAAGGAGTACCAGGACGGGAATCCCCGTGTGCGGGGCCTGGTCACGGACACCCGCATCCACCTCGTCCCATCCCTCAACCCCGATGGCTACGAGCTGGCCCATGAGGCG GGCTCTGAACTGGGCAACTGGGCACTGGGCCATTGGACAGAGGAAGGCTTTGACCTCTTTGAGAACTTTCCCGACCTGGCCTCAGCGCTGTGGGCGGCCGAGGAGAGGCGGCTGGTGCCCCACCAGTTCCCCAACCACCACATCCCCATCCCAGAGCACTACCTGTCTGAGGATGCGGCA GTGGCAGTGGAGACACGGGCTGTCATGGCATGGATGGACAAGAACCCCTTCGTACTGGGAGCCAACCTGCAGGGTGGGGAGAAGCTGGTGTCCTTCCCCTTCGACacggcccggcccagccccccaacaccagcagctgcccctcGTCCACTGGACTATGAGGATGAGcgccctgagctgcaggagacACCTGACCACGCTGTGTTCCGCTGGCTCGCCATCTCCTATGCCTCAGCACACCTCACCATGACCGAGACCTTCCGTGGGGGCTGCCATGCACCGGATGTAACCGATGCCATGGGCATTGTGCAGGGTGCCAAGTGGCACCCCCGGGCTGGCA GTATGAATGACTTCAGCTACCTGCACACCAACTGCCTGGAGCTCTCCATTTACCTGGGCTGTGACAAGTTCCCCCATGAgagtgagctgcagcaggagtgggAGAACAACAAGGAGTCTCTGCTCACCTTCATGGAGCAG ATCCACCGGGGCATCAAGGGTGTGGTGACAGaccagcagggagagcccaTTGCCAATGCCACCATTGTGGTGGGGGGCATCAACCACAATGTCAGAACAG CCAGCGGCGGGGACTACTGGCGCATCCTGAACCCGGGTGAGTACCGCGTGTCAGCGCGGGCCGAGGGCTACAACCCCAGCACCAAAACTTGCCACGTTCTCTACGACATTGGGGCCACCCAGTGCAACTTCGTCCTGTCCCGCTCCAACTGGAAGCGCATCCGGGAGATCATGGCTATGAACGGGAACCGGCCGATTCGCCGTGTGGTGCCTGGCCGGCCCATGACGCCCCGCGAGCGCCTGCGCCTGCGGATGCGGCTGCGGCACCGCATGCGGCTGCGCGAGCAGATGCGGCTGCGGCGCCTCAATGCCACCATGACCACCAGCAGCCCCACGGCCCCACCatccaccacagccctgcccttccccttcAGCAGCACGGCCTACATACCCTGGAGCCAGGAGCCACccactgctggcacctgggAGATGGACACTGAGACAGAGGTTGTCACCGAGCTGGTGACAGAGACGGAGGGCTGGGAGTTGCACACAGGGACGGCGCAGTCCCTCACCACGGCCGAAACCTACACCGTGAACTTTGGGGACTAG
- the AEBP1 gene encoding adipocyte enhancer-binding protein 1 isoform X3, whose product MVAAGPPLSCLLLTASLLPLLPVPAPGAAPGPPALSDAEIEEFLRGFLGPGDGGDRDGDGTELGFGTDLSIGTGSPGSLTEPEKPRKGKKEKPPKKERPRGPKKDKDKVKNKDKDRGKNKPLKKPKEKPSNGSENPPKGSEKPPKGSEKPPKGSEKPPKGSKKPKEKPPKATKPSGKKPPVLPSPPTEPPTTLQPSQGKEDEETPEFLEPLQNKEEDGEVPEEPEPPTLDYNEQLEREDYEDFEYIRRQQKPPKPPSRRRPERVWPQPEDTPEPEETPPQPPLQPPPQPPLPGPVTEGDYGEGFEPPDYDDWTYGLPLPLKPDEHPDKEDGMETNEKKIKPLKPKKEEEEEEERWTEEKGQDSKGKPKKTGGKKWDPDEEEWAPPAEKKRCPPIGLESHRIEDDQILASSMLRHGLGAQRGRLNMQAGTNEDDFFDGAWCAEDDSRAHWLEVDTRRITMFTGVITQGRDSHIHDDFVTSFYVGFSNDSQHWVMYSNGYEEMMFYGNVDKDTPVLSEFPEPVVARYIRIYPQRWNGSLCLRLEVLGCPLSAVSSYYTQQNEVTSMDNLDFRHHSYKDMRQLMKVVNEECPTITRIYNIGKSSRGLKIYAMEVSDNPGEHETGEPEFRYTAGLHGNEALGRELLLLLMQFLCKEYQDGNPRVRGLVTDTRIHLVPSLNPDGYELAHEAVAVETRAVMAWMDKNPFVLGANLQGGEKLVSFPFDTARPSPPTPAAAPRPLDYEDERPELQETPDHAVFRWLAISYASAHLTMTETFRGGCHAPDVTDAMGIVQGAKWHPRAGSMNDFSYLHTNCLELSIYLGCDKFPHESELQQEWENNKESLLTFMEQIHRGIKGVVTDQQGEPIANATIVVGGINHNVRTASGGDYWRILNPGEYRVSARAEGYNPSTKTCHVLYDIGATQCNFVLSRSNWKRIREIMAMNGNRPIRRVVPGRPMTPRERLRLRMRLRHRMRLREQMRLRRLNATMTTSSPTAPPSTTALPFPFSSTAYIPWSQEPPTAGTWEMDTETEVVTELVTETEGWELHTGTAQSLTTAETYTVNFGD is encoded by the exons ATGGtcgcggcggggccgcccctctcctgcctcctgctgaCGGCctcgctgctgccgctgctgccggtACCGGCAccgggggcagccccgggccccCCCGCGCTCAGCGACGCCGAGATCGAGGAGTTTCTGCGGGGCTTCCTCGGACCCGGGGACGGCGGGGACCGGGACGGGGACGGTACTGAGCTGGGCTTCGGCACCGACCTCAGCATCGGCACCG GCTCTCCAGGGTCGCTAACAGAGCCTGAGAAACccaggaaggggaagaaggagaaacCTCCAAAGAAGGAGAGACCCCGAGGCCCCAAGAAAGATAAGGACAAAGTCAAGAACAAGGACAAGGACCGGGGCAAGAACAAACCCCTCAAAAAGCCCAAGGAGAAGCCCTCGAACGGCTCTGAAAACCCACCAAAAGGCTCAGAAAAACCTCCAAAAGGCTCTGAAAAACCTCCAAAAGGCTctgaaaaacccccaaaaggCTCCAAAAAGCCCAAGGAGAAGCCACCCAAGGCCACCAAACCCTCTGGAAAGAAGCCACCAGTGCTGCCAAGCCCCCCCACTGAACCCCCCACGACCCTGCAGCCCTCACAGGGCAAGGAGGATGAAGAGACACCTGAGTTCCTGGAGCCTTTGCAAAAcaaggaggaggatggag AGGTCCCTGAGGAGCCAGAACCTCCAACCCTGGACTACAACGAGCAGCTGGAGCGGGAGGACTACGAGGACT tcgAGTACATTCGGCGGCAGCAGAAGCCCCCCAAGCCCCCAAGCAGGAGGAGACCTGAGCGGGTCTGGCCCCAGCCCGAGGATACAC cagagccagaggagacccccccgcagccccccctgcagccccccccgcagcccccctTGCCTGGCCCGGTGACTGAAGGAGACTACGGTGAGGGCTTCGAGCCACCTGACTATGATGACT gGACCTACGGGCTGCCCCTCCCACTGAAGCCCGACGAACACCCAGACAAAGAGGATGGGATGGAGACgaatgagaagaaaatcaaaccCT TGAAGCccaagaaagaggaggaggaggaggaggaacgCTGGACAGAGGAGAAGGGCCAGGACAGCAAAG gaaaaccaaaaaaaacaggaggaaagaaGTGGGATCCAGATGAAGAGGAATGGGCCCCTCCAGCAGAGAAGAAGA ggtgtcctcCCATTGGGCTGGAGTCCCACCGCATTGAGGATGACCAGATCCTGGCCTCCTCCATGCTGCGTCACGGGCTGGGTGCCCAGCGCGGCCGCCTCAACATGCAG GCGGGCACCAATGAGGACGATTTCTTTGATGGAGCGTGGTGTGCTGAGGATGACAGCCGGGCACACTGGCTCGAGGTGGACACCCGCCGCATCACCATGTTCACCGGTGTCATCACCCAGGGGCGCGACTCCCACATCCA TGATGACTTTGTCACCAGCTTCTATGTGGGCTTCAGCAACGACAGCCAACACTGGGTGATGTACAGCAATGGCTACGAGGAGATG ATGTTTTATGGCAACGTGGACAAGGACACGCCGGTGCTGAGTGAGTTCCCTGAGCCAGTGGTGGCCCGGTATATCCGCATCTATCCCCAGCGCTGGAATGGGAGCCTCTGCCTGCGCCTTGAGGTCCTGGGGTGCCCCCTCTCTG CTGTTAGCAGCTACTACACCCAGCAGAACGAGGTGACTTCCATGGACAACCTAGACTTCCGACACCACTCCTACAAGGACATGAGGCAG ctgaTGAAGGTGGTGAATGAGGAGTGTCCCACCATCACCCGCATCTACAACATTGGCAAGAGCTCACGTGGGCTGAAGATCTATGCCATGGAGGTCTCCGACAACCCGGGCGAGCACGAGACGG GTGAGCCGGAGTTCCGGTACACGGCGGGGCTGCACGGGAATGAGGCACTGGGCCgggagctgcttctgctgctgatgCAGTTCCTGTGCAAGGAGTACCAGGACGGGAATCCCCGTGTGCGGGGCCTGGTCACGGACACCCGCATCCACCTCGTCCCATCCCTCAACCCCGATGGCTACGAGCTGGCCCATGAGGCG GTGGCAGTGGAGACACGGGCTGTCATGGCATGGATGGACAAGAACCCCTTCGTACTGGGAGCCAACCTGCAGGGTGGGGAGAAGCTGGTGTCCTTCCCCTTCGACacggcccggcccagccccccaacaccagcagctgcccctcGTCCACTGGACTATGAGGATGAGcgccctgagctgcaggagacACCTGACCACGCTGTGTTCCGCTGGCTCGCCATCTCCTATGCCTCAGCACACCTCACCATGACCGAGACCTTCCGTGGGGGCTGCCATGCACCGGATGTAACCGATGCCATGGGCATTGTGCAGGGTGCCAAGTGGCACCCCCGGGCTGGCA GTATGAATGACTTCAGCTACCTGCACACCAACTGCCTGGAGCTCTCCATTTACCTGGGCTGTGACAAGTTCCCCCATGAgagtgagctgcagcaggagtgggAGAACAACAAGGAGTCTCTGCTCACCTTCATGGAGCAG ATCCACCGGGGCATCAAGGGTGTGGTGACAGaccagcagggagagcccaTTGCCAATGCCACCATTGTGGTGGGGGGCATCAACCACAATGTCAGAACAG CCAGCGGCGGGGACTACTGGCGCATCCTGAACCCGGGTGAGTACCGCGTGTCAGCGCGGGCCGAGGGCTACAACCCCAGCACCAAAACTTGCCACGTTCTCTACGACATTGGGGCCACCCAGTGCAACTTCGTCCTGTCCCGCTCCAACTGGAAGCGCATCCGGGAGATCATGGCTATGAACGGGAACCGGCCGATTCGCCGTGTGGTGCCTGGCCGGCCCATGACGCCCCGCGAGCGCCTGCGCCTGCGGATGCGGCTGCGGCACCGCATGCGGCTGCGCGAGCAGATGCGGCTGCGGCGCCTCAATGCCACCATGACCACCAGCAGCCCCACGGCCCCACCatccaccacagccctgcccttccccttcAGCAGCACGGCCTACATACCCTGGAGCCAGGAGCCACccactgctggcacctgggAGATGGACACTGAGACAGAGGTTGTCACCGAGCTGGTGACAGAGACGGAGGGCTGGGAGTTGCACACAGGGACGGCGCAGTCCCTCACCACGGCCGAAACCTACACCGTGAACTTTGGGGACTAG